From the genome of Rhodobacteraceae bacterium Araon29, one region includes:
- a CDS encoding acyl-CoA dehydrogenase, with the protein MLKAKDAPNLSSFNWEDPLLLDAQLEDDERMIRDSARAYAEEKLQPRVIAAYREEKAEPGIFAEMGEMGLLGSTIPEEYGGIGAGYVAYGLVAREIERVDSGYRSMMSVQSSLVMYPIYAYGTEQQRQKYLPKLAAGEWIGCFGLTEPDAGSDPAGMKTRAEKVQGGYVLNGSKMWISNSPFADVFVVWAKSDAHDGKIRGFVLDKGTKGLSAPKITGKLSLRASTTGEIVLDNVEVGEDALLPNVEGLKGPFGCLNRARYGIAWGVMGAAEFCWMGARQYGLDRKQFGKPLAQTQLFQKKLADMQTEITLGLQSALRVGRLMDDASAAPEMISLIKRNNCGKALDIARMARDMHGGNGISEEFQVIRHMMNLETVNTYEGTHDVHALILGRAQTGLQAFF; encoded by the coding sequence ATGTTGAAAGCCAAAGACGCGCCAAATCTGTCATCCTTTAATTGGGAAGATCCGCTGCTGCTGGATGCGCAGCTCGAAGATGATGAAAGAATGATCCGTGATAGCGCCCGCGCCTATGCCGAAGAAAAGCTTCAGCCACGGGTGATCGCGGCCTACCGCGAAGAAAAGGCAGAGCCTGGTATCTTTGCCGAAATGGGCGAAATGGGTCTTTTAGGCTCGACCATCCCAGAAGAATATGGCGGCATCGGTGCCGGCTATGTTGCTTACGGTCTAGTTGCACGTGAAATCGAACGCGTGGATTCGGGCTATCGGTCCATGATGTCGGTGCAGTCTTCTTTGGTAATGTACCCGATTTACGCCTATGGCACCGAACAGCAGCGGCAAAAATATCTGCCCAAACTTGCCGCCGGTGAATGGATCGGCTGCTTTGGGCTCACCGAACCCGACGCGGGATCCGATCCGGCCGGCATGAAAACCCGCGCCGAAAAAGTGCAGGGCGGCTATGTTTTGAACGGCTCAAAGATGTGGATTTCCAATTCGCCGTTTGCAGATGTATTTGTGGTCTGGGCCAAATCTGATGCCCATGACGGGAAAATCCGCGGATTTGTGCTTGATAAAGGCACCAAGGGTCTAAGCGCGCCAAAAATCACGGGCAAGCTGTCGCTGCGCGCCTCGACCACGGGCGAGATCGTTTTGGACAATGTCGAGGTCGGCGAAGACGCGCTGCTGCCCAATGTTGAAGGCCTAAAAGGTCCGTTCGGCTGTTTAAACCGCGCACGCTATGGCATCGCTTGGGGGGTGATGGGCGCGGCCGAGTTTTGCTGGATGGGCGCACGGCAATACGGGCTAGACCGCAAACAGTTTGGCAAGCCACTGGCGCAAACCCAGCTGTTTCAGAAAAAGCTGGCCGATATGCAAACCGAAATTACGCTTGGCCTGCAATCGGCGTTGCGGGTGGGCCGGCTAATGGACGACGCCTCGGCGGCGCCAGAGATGATTTCACTGATCAAACGCAACAATTGTGGCAAAGCCTTGGACATCGCCCGGATGGCCCGCGATATGCACGGCGGCAACGGCATCAGCGAAGAGTTTCAGGTGATCCGCCATATGATGAACCTAGAAACCGTAAACACCTATGAAGGCACGCATGATGTGCACGCGCTAATCTTGGGTCGGGCCCAAACCGGACTGCAGGCGTTTTTCTAG
- a CDS encoding rhodanese-like domain-containing protein, whose protein sequence is MKRASDYLAEANAVVERITTEQALEAYGNADAVFVDVRDGTDIAQSGTVKGAQKINRGFLEFAADDSTPHHNPALQKDANIYVMCAVGGQAALAGKTLKDMGYENVYNIGGFGDWKAAGGAVE, encoded by the coding sequence ATGAAACGCGCAAGTGATTATTTAGCAGAAGCAAACGCGGTCGTAGAGCGCATTACAACAGAGCAGGCACTTGAGGCCTATGGCAACGCCGATGCTGTCTTTGTGGATGTGCGAGATGGGACAGACATTGCCCAAAGCGGAACCGTCAAAGGGGCGCAGAAAATCAACCGCGGGTTTTTAGAATTTGCCGCTGATGACAGCACGCCGCATCACAATCCAGCCCTGCAAAAGGATGCCAACATCTATGTTATGTGCGCCGTGGGCGGACAAGCCGCCCTTGCCGGCAAAACCTTGAAAGACATGGGCTATGAAAATGTGTATAACATTGGCGGTTTTGGCGATTGGAAAGCCGCTGGCGGCGCGGTGGAATAG
- a CDS encoding D-TA family PLP-dependent enzyme, translating to MEHSEIDTPSVVIDLDIVEANIAKYQAYCDKLGLYLRPHVKTHKIPDLAKKQLATGATGITCQKISEAEAMISEGGIDDILLTYNVLGKSKLRRLCQLAQKVRLSVVADNLTCVQGLSETFQDAQTPLTVLVECDTGALRCGVVSPEEALELAQAIDRLPGVRFGGLMTYPPIGNADHINSFLETAKSLIEDSGLLVDVVSIGGSPDMWRVDQIPVGTEYRIGTYIYNDRSLIMHGTCEIKDCALTILATVVSTPTPNRAVIDAGSKSLTSDLSGLSGHGLVVGYPDLTIEKLSEEHGCITSDQPTGLKVGQQVHIIPNHACVVSNMVDHVVFTRQQKPVKTQPVVARGQVW from the coding sequence ATGGAGCATTCGGAAATTGACACACCTTCGGTAGTGATCGACCTTGATATTGTCGAGGCCAATATAGCCAAATACCAAGCCTATTGCGACAAACTGGGTCTGTACCTGCGACCGCATGTCAAAACACATAAAATCCCCGATTTGGCAAAGAAACAACTGGCCACCGGCGCAACTGGCATCACCTGCCAGAAGATATCAGAAGCCGAAGCGATGATATCAGAGGGCGGCATCGATGATATCTTGCTGACCTATAATGTTCTGGGGAAAAGCAAACTGCGCCGCTTGTGCCAGCTTGCGCAGAAGGTACGGCTTTCGGTGGTGGCGGATAACCTCACCTGCGTTCAGGGATTGTCGGAAACCTTTCAGGATGCACAAACGCCGCTCACAGTGCTGGTGGAATGCGATACTGGTGCCTTGCGCTGCGGCGTTGTGAGCCCAGAAGAAGCGCTCGAATTGGCGCAGGCCATCGACCGCCTGCCAGGAGTTAGGTTTGGCGGTTTGATGACCTATCCGCCCATTGGCAATGCCGATCACATCAACAGCTTTCTTGAAACGGCCAAATCTCTGATCGAAGACAGTGGGCTGTTGGTGGATGTGGTATCCATTGGCGGATCGCCGGATATGTGGAGGGTGGATCAAATTCCAGTGGGCACAGAATACCGCATTGGCACTTATATTTATAACGACCGCTCGCTGATCATGCATGGCACCTGCGAGATCAAGGACTGCGCCCTGACTATTTTGGCCACCGTTGTGTCCACCCCAACGCCCAACCGCGCTGTGATTGATGCCGGCTCAAAAAGCCTAACTTCTGATCTTTCCGGCTTATCGGGCCACGGCCTTGTGGTGGGCTATCCCGATTTAACCATCGAAAAACTTTCGGAAGAGCACGGATGCATCACCAGCGACCAGCCGACAGGTTTAAAGGTCGGCCAGCAGGTACATATCATCCCGAACCATGCGTGTGTGGTGAGTAATATGGTCGATCATGTAGTGTTTACCCGGCAGCAGAAGCCCGTCAAAACCCAGCCGGTCGTTGCACGCGGCCAAGTGTGGTAA